One Nymphaea colorata isolate Beijing-Zhang1983 chromosome 12, ASM883128v2, whole genome shotgun sequence genomic window, ACATTCGAAACTGTTTGAGAATATTATCCTTTCTCCTGGCCGtctctttccttttgttccACTTGACAAGGAAGGAACTATCAAGGAAAAGCCTTTGGAACTCACATTCAGAATTTATATTGGCGCTTCATCATTTTCATAGGAAATGTTAATATGAGATTGTTTAATACCTTACCATCAGCAGAGATGCAAGTGTGGGCACTACAGAATCAGCAGTAATTTCCTGAAGATGTGTGTGTGGTTATGGTTCAGCATCTAGGCCTATACCCACACGTGAAACATGgaaaatcttccccacaaccagACTAAGTGCATGTGACAAAGATAAAACAGGCAAAAAACAGCTAGAAAGAGCACAGAGAAGGGGCAACAAACGCTCACAGGAACAACCCATCTAATACAACTTCAAGCAACCTGTTGATGTTGCCAACTCACCATTGATTGCTGAGCAGCAAGCTCTAGCAATTACATAAGCTTGAACTTACCCTAGCAAACAAGATAATCCTTCAAAGACCTTTGCATTTTCTTTCCAACAAATTAAATCCCATAGTTGAATTACCATGCAGTCCATACATACTGACAGTTATCACTATTTTTCTGCTGTCCATGGAGATCATGCACCATCAACTTTCCAGACAGTCCAACAATTTCCAGTCTGACCACCAACCAGCATGCTTCAACCATACAGTAAAGTGTTATACAGTTGGCATCTAAAAGCACCATGACTGCAGATTATTTGGAGTAAACACTTCATTCAATTATACCAGCGGAATCAtttgggatgtcaataaatccgaTTTGGATCCAATATCCGACcgaaccatttttaaaaaatcagacATGGAGAAAAGTTTAACATCCGATTAACAAATTGGATAGGATCCAGATATAAGCAATGTcgtaaaacgcgtatcgtaagccatATCGGttgggctttaagatacgccgtatcgtcaatttttttaaaatattattaataaatcagaaaaaatttaaaaaaaaatcggaaaattcataaaaaaatcaaaaaaaaaattaaaaataataaattgttcatagaaaacatgtttgagataatgatagacttattattgctataaacttacgcgttcatcattcataaacatcaaaattcataacaataatacaatatcattcaacaaagcataaggccataagccataaagtgataaagtcataaatgataaaacattcaatcaagtgttaacacttcaacaaccatagattcataactctttaagtttttgatacatataaaatgaaagcactcttgacttgactctcattcatgattcatcattcataatcttcatcttcatcttcttcttcatcgtcaagaattggaagatcttcaccaacatattcagcaccaacACCCgcagtagcagactctccttcatcaacaaagccttctgttgcttcagcttcaaggttgaagcattcaaaatcttcatcatcaaatattgtagctggttcttcttcaatccatggctctagatcgtcaaaattttccaagctgataggatcgaactgagatgtgtgcttccttgctaatgatttttctaattctctacattaaataagagaaaatttgttagtatataatttcatataaatatattgtacaaaaaatgtaaacattaattaagctatatgcctatattacctttgtttcaacctcatattatatcgaacaaagacaaggtcattcaaccttttatgttcgagcctattcctttttttgctatggatatgttggaacacactccagttcctttcgcatccactagcactgcatgtctggctgaggactttgactgcaaaacgtgctaggtttggacaatcaaacccatacctattccaccacaaatctaaacaaaaatataacaaatcaatgtgaaagttttaaaagaatcaaatgtaacaaatgtaaagtaaattaaaaatttctatgtatttacctggacgcatcgttgtcctggctcgaacggcggcaggtagtcccatgttccgaaaacaactatcatatagatccaactcattgtgcacagcatcttg contains:
- the LOC126410600 gene encoding uncharacterized protein LOC126410600; translated protein: MFASEEWAAYPHAHKRNASLVVDIIFNNVFWESCVKLLKVCVPLVKVLRLADSEDRPSIGYLYEDMDKTKEAIRDNLKEKKKLYMPIWKIIDKRWTGQLHQPLHAATYYLNPAIRFSPTFKKDKEVMHGLLDCINVLVEDSTEQDAVHNELDLYDSCFRNMGLPAAVRARTTMRPDLWWNRYGFDCPNLARFAVKVLSQTCSASGCERNWSVFQHIHSKKRNRLEHKRLNDLVFVRYNMRLKQRELEKSLARKHTSQFDPISLENFDDLEPWIEEEPATIFDDEDFECFNLEAEATEGFVDEGESATAGVGAEYVGEDLPILDDEEEDEDEDYE